Proteins encoded by one window of Bacillus rossius redtenbacheri isolate Brsri chromosome 14, Brsri_v3, whole genome shotgun sequence:
- the LOC134539067 gene encoding voltage-gated purine nucleotide uniporter SLC17A9 isoform X2, which produces MIKWDAKSQEKRRWMVMLFIGTSALYASRTSVPLLIPAITKELNWSKKDSGTILSSFFWGYTLTQVMGGYVSDRVGGLRVIQAAAVGWSLFTFWMPHIITLFSDKGQAVNFIVLTRILHGALQGVHFPSVSSLTSRHLGELERASFFSVATSGSAVGTLLTGTVGSCVLDYFGWHAVFYAIGLFGIGWTLVLRHYALAATRRKATIISLPLKLQPSYGRDNVPVPWIRLFRKASFWSCVFGHACQNNCFFLLLSWLPSYFHDTFPTAKGWLVNMVPWLFSIPCTFLGKWLSERLIVRGCSVTTTRKVVETVGLGTQAAALLLIGHARSYQWALACMTLAVSASGFHNNAILVNPQDLAPAHAGSVFGLMNTVGAVPGFLGVYLAGFILDLTKSWSAVFRTTAAINALGCAVFLAFGSAEAIA; this is translated from the exons ATGATCAAATGGGACGCGAAGAG TCAGGAGAAGAGGAGATGGATGGTAATGCTGTTCATCGGCACTTCTGCGCTGTACGCCAGCCGCACTTCCGTCCCGCTTCTCATCCCGGCAATCACCAAAGAGCTGAACTGGAGCAAGAAGGACTCCGGCACCATCCTGTCCAGTTTCTTCTGGGGCTACACCCTGACGCAGGTGATGGGCGGCTACGTGAGTGATCGCGTCGGCGGCCTCAGAGTGATACAGGCGGCCGCCGTGGGCTGGTCACTCTTCACGTTTTGGATGCCGCACATCATCACTTTGTTCTCGGACAAAGGTCAAGCTGTCAACTTCATCGTGTTGACGAGAATCCTCCACGGAGCTCTTCAAG GAGTCCACTTCCCGAGCGTGAGCAGCCTGACGAGCCGGCACCTGGGCGAGCTGGAGCGCGCGTCCTTCTTCAGCGTGGCGACGTCGGGCTCCGCCGTGGGCACGCTGCTCACCGGCACCGTGGGCTCCTGCGTGCTCGACTACTTCGGCTGGCATGCCGTCTTCTATGCCATTG GCTTGTTTGGCATTGGCTGGACGCTTGTGCTACGACACTACGCTCTGGCAGCCACCAGAAGAAAAGCTACCATTATTTCGCTTCCACTGAAGCTCCAGCCATCCTACGGGCGAGATAATGTTCCTGTGCCGTGGATAAGACTGTTTCGTAAAGCTTCATTTTG GTCGTGTGTGTTTGGCCACGCGTGCCAAAACAATTGCTTCTTCCTCCTGTTGTCTTGGCTGCCTTCGTACTTCCACGATACATTCCCAACTGCGAAG GGCTGGCTGGTGAACATGGTGCCCTGGCTGTTCTCCATCCCCTGCACGTTCCTGGGCAAGTGGCTGTCGGAGAGGCTGATAGTGCGTGGCTGCTCCGTCACCACCACCAGGAAGGTCGTCGAAACCGTGGGCCTCGGGACGCAGGCCGCTGCGTTGCTCCTCATCG GGCACGCTCGGAGCTACCAGTGGGCGCTGGCGTGCATGACGCTGGCCGTCTCCGCGAGCGGCTTCCACAACAACGCCATCCTCGTGAACCCCCAGGACCTGGCCCCCGCCCACGCCGGCAGCGTGTTCGGCCTCATGAACACTGTGGGCGCCGTGCCAG GGTTCCTGGGCGTGTACCTCGCTGGCTTCATCCTGGACCTGACCAAGAGCTGGTCCGCCGTGTTCCGCACCACGGCGGCCATCAACGCGCTGGGCTGCGCCGTGTTCCTGGCCTTCGGCAGCGCCGAGGCCATCGCGTGA
- the LOC134539067 gene encoding voltage-gated purine nucleotide uniporter SLC17A9 isoform X1 — MDINKYHRVSMNDQMGREEVNIWTTQEKRRWMVMLFIGTSALYASRTSVPLLIPAITKELNWSKKDSGTILSSFFWGYTLTQVMGGYVSDRVGGLRVIQAAAVGWSLFTFWMPHIITLFSDKGQAVNFIVLTRILHGALQGVHFPSVSSLTSRHLGELERASFFSVATSGSAVGTLLTGTVGSCVLDYFGWHAVFYAIGLFGIGWTLVLRHYALAATRRKATIISLPLKLQPSYGRDNVPVPWIRLFRKASFWSCVFGHACQNNCFFLLLSWLPSYFHDTFPTAKGWLVNMVPWLFSIPCTFLGKWLSERLIVRGCSVTTTRKVVETVGLGTQAAALLLIGHARSYQWALACMTLAVSASGFHNNAILVNPQDLAPAHAGSVFGLMNTVGAVPGFLGVYLAGFILDLTKSWSAVFRTTAAINALGCAVFLAFGSAEAIA, encoded by the exons ATGGACATAAACAAATATCATCGTGTTTCAATGAATGATCAAATGGGACGCGAAGAGGTAAACATTTGGACTAC TCAGGAGAAGAGGAGATGGATGGTAATGCTGTTCATCGGCACTTCTGCGCTGTACGCCAGCCGCACTTCCGTCCCGCTTCTCATCCCGGCAATCACCAAAGAGCTGAACTGGAGCAAGAAGGACTCCGGCACCATCCTGTCCAGTTTCTTCTGGGGCTACACCCTGACGCAGGTGATGGGCGGCTACGTGAGTGATCGCGTCGGCGGCCTCAGAGTGATACAGGCGGCCGCCGTGGGCTGGTCACTCTTCACGTTTTGGATGCCGCACATCATCACTTTGTTCTCGGACAAAGGTCAAGCTGTCAACTTCATCGTGTTGACGAGAATCCTCCACGGAGCTCTTCAAG GAGTCCACTTCCCGAGCGTGAGCAGCCTGACGAGCCGGCACCTGGGCGAGCTGGAGCGCGCGTCCTTCTTCAGCGTGGCGACGTCGGGCTCCGCCGTGGGCACGCTGCTCACCGGCACCGTGGGCTCCTGCGTGCTCGACTACTTCGGCTGGCATGCCGTCTTCTATGCCATTG GCTTGTTTGGCATTGGCTGGACGCTTGTGCTACGACACTACGCTCTGGCAGCCACCAGAAGAAAAGCTACCATTATTTCGCTTCCACTGAAGCTCCAGCCATCCTACGGGCGAGATAATGTTCCTGTGCCGTGGATAAGACTGTTTCGTAAAGCTTCATTTTG GTCGTGTGTGTTTGGCCACGCGTGCCAAAACAATTGCTTCTTCCTCCTGTTGTCTTGGCTGCCTTCGTACTTCCACGATACATTCCCAACTGCGAAG GGCTGGCTGGTGAACATGGTGCCCTGGCTGTTCTCCATCCCCTGCACGTTCCTGGGCAAGTGGCTGTCGGAGAGGCTGATAGTGCGTGGCTGCTCCGTCACCACCACCAGGAAGGTCGTCGAAACCGTGGGCCTCGGGACGCAGGCCGCTGCGTTGCTCCTCATCG GGCACGCTCGGAGCTACCAGTGGGCGCTGGCGTGCATGACGCTGGCCGTCTCCGCGAGCGGCTTCCACAACAACGCCATCCTCGTGAACCCCCAGGACCTGGCCCCCGCCCACGCCGGCAGCGTGTTCGGCCTCATGAACACTGTGGGCGCCGTGCCAG GGTTCCTGGGCGTGTACCTCGCTGGCTTCATCCTGGACCTGACCAAGAGCTGGTCCGCCGTGTTCCGCACCACGGCGGCCATCAACGCGCTGGGCTGCGCCGTGTTCCTGGCCTTCGGCAGCGCCGAGGCCATCGCGTGA